The genomic region CGAGCGTCGCCACGAACACGAATGCCTTGACCTTCGTTCCGCCGATCTCGACCAGACGCTCCCCGAAGTCGATTTGCAGCTGGCGACCCGGAGGTGTCTCGAACCGCATCGTCGCAAGCGCCTCCGCCTTCAGCGCCTGCCGATAAGGCTGCACCGCGCGCTGCAGCGTGATGGCTGCAGCCCAGCTCGCGCGCAATCCGCTTCAGCCCCCATCCGCACGCCCTCAGGCGCGACATCTCCGCCACGTCAACCGGCGTCTTCATTACCTGCCCCCGTGGATCACTCCACGACGAGCCTCTAGTGATTCTGTTCCTCGTTCATTTGCTCTCTCCTTGGCTATCCAAGGAGGGGGCAATTCCTCATGGCGCCGAGGGGCAGTTTTCCATGGCGCGCGACAGGGAGACGAGATCGGATTGCAACGGATTGATTCCGGTACGTGACGATAGGGTCGCCGCGCACGCGCTGAATGGCAGCAGGCGCTGTAACTCAGATAAGCCTGAGGCGGCGCGCCTTCACAACGCACTGGGTGCGGCTGGTTGTTTCCAGCTTTCGCATCGCGTTCTTAAGGTGAAAGTTGACAGTATTCTCGCTAACCTCGAGTATGACTCCGATTGCCCAGGATGATTTGCCCTCCTCTACCCACCGCAAGCACTGTTTTTCCCGTGCGGACAGCACAACGTCTTGCACATCGACCATGTGTTTCTCCCGGAGCCGAGACGATCTAGGGATCGAGAAGAGCAAATCCCATACCACACGATACCGATCGCAAAATCTTGCACCGCAAGACCTCGAAAAAAATGTCGATACAAGCCCGGAAGATCTCGACTCGAAGGGCGGCACCAAGGATTGTCGAGCGCATCGTGACATGCGTCGTCAATGCGACAGAGCACTTGCAATAATCGCGACACTTGACGTTTACGTCCGCGCTTCCGCTCTCCGCGGATCTGTCGTCAACTAGAGGTTCCTAGGCCTGATTGGATCGCTCACGTGAGAACGACGGTTCGGCCTCGCGAACTCTACTCGCTTCGTTTGCATCACCGCTCTCCGCAGGTCTCCGCTTGCACCTCTTTCGCACTTCTTGTGCCTTCTGGAGGAAAGAATACCTGAATTCGACACGATCTCCCATGTGCTCTCTCTTTGTTTCGTTCCGTCCGCATTATCTTGTAGTGTGCTTCTCACTCTGTCCCCGACGAGACTGACTTTTGTCGTCCGGATTGGCTTCAGCGCCGATCTACATGCTATCTATCGCGCCCCTGCCGCTGTCCGCGTTCGGCAGTCTTGCGCGCAGCGCTAGCTCGCGATCGAGTGCTTCTCGAGGCGGGACGTGAATATGGCATCGCCTGCACCGAAGTTTTCATCGCGCGGCTAGGGACCAGGTGAGGATTCCATCGTGTTTGCCAACAGAGGAAGGCGTTTCGCAACGAGTTCAGCTCGATGGAAGTTGTTTGTCTTCCCCAGGGACACCACCGACGCCTGAGCCCGATATGGCGAACGAGGCGCCAAGCGCGCTAATGGACTACCTGATGGATTGAATTACAAGGAAGCGAGAGGCAGGCGCAACCGTCACTTCGACCGCCGCATCATACCGAAGATATCGTGCTCTAAAGGCGACAAGGCTTGGTTATGCTTTATCCTTCTCGACAGCAACAGATCTTATAGGTTCTCTCATCGTCATGACAGCAGTGAGATAGCGTGCTTCTGCCCCTGTGCCCGACCAACCAATCGTCACAGAGCTTCCTCCGGGGCCCCTAGATCCGCATTTGAGATGAGTGTGTCCATTACCATAAATTGGCGGCGCCTTACCTTCGATCGAGTGAGCGGTGAGCCATGATGCTAAAAGCGGGAGGCATGTACTCGATCTGCGGCAGATCAATGAACTGCCCTTGTCCCCTTTTCCGCCGTGGATGAGCGCAATCAGAACTGCAGAGACCCGTGCAGCCCGCCGACGGCATCGCCGAAAGACGGAGATGACGCGCTGCCGGCTTGCGGCAGAGCGTTGCGCGTAAATGGACGCGGCAGCGCTGCCAACTCTCGTTCAGCACTCTGATGGCGGTCACCTTGATCTCTTCGTGGGCGTCGGAGACGACGAGCTTGACGCCGCGCCTGGTGAGCTTGCGCAGGAACGCGGTCCAGAACGTCTCGGCTTCGGTAGGACCGATATCCATGCGGAGCACTTCGCGCCGGCCGTCGCTGTCGAAGCCGACCGCAATGATCAACGCGACAGATATGATGTGCCCCATTCTGGCGCACCATCACGTAGGTGGCGTGGATCCACAGATGCAGCCAGTCGCCCTCGATCGGGCGGGCGAGAAACTTCTTCACTTGTCATTTATCTAATCCAAACTCTCGGGACCAACTCAGAACTGCATAACATCCGGGGGCACGGTCAGCCCGGAACACACAAAACCCGGCCTCGACCGGAACAGAGCCGGCACCGCGCACAACCGCGACAAGGCCATCGATGTCCTTGCGGAACTCGACTGGATGGCTGACCAGGGACACCGTAAAGGTCTCCGGTGACGTCGGCCTTCCCGGAGACTGTGCTCGAGGAAGAAATGATTTGCTCATTGAATTGCAAACAAATGAGCAACGTGGCGACGGTTACGGTTTTGTGCGATCCAGAGCAGTCACGGCGGTGGACCACTGCCGAGTATCTTCGGAAAGATAAACTGCCAAGGGCATTTACAGAACCCCGAAACGCAAACGAAGCCACTCTATGAATTTTGCGAGGCGCGATAGCACGGCTGCGCGCTGTTCCAGAACTCTTTTCTCAACAAAAGTCCAGGAGAGATACGCGGCTGCACCTGAAGAGACGACGCCATAGGCGATGTTCAAAAGCCAGAAAGTCCCGCCTGGAAGCAATTCAAAGGCTGCCTGTTGAAAAGGAAAGGCGTAGATATAGATGCCGTATGAGTAATCGGCGCCACGCACCAGAAGCACTCGCCTTGGATTCAGTAGTCCGACGTAAGTTGCTGAGTAGGCGACGAATGGTGCCTCGAGGTAAGATATCACTCTGAAGTAGAAGAGCCCTAAGGACAGTGTTAAGCTCAGAACGAATAGAGGAAACGAGAACGGCAGCATGTTCCGGAGTAGATAGATTGCAACTCCGAACATGAAGGGGAGGACCATCTCTCCGTGGCTAACGCCGTAACTGGGGGACGTCATTCCCTTTGCGGACAAAGCGAGCATCGCAAGAATGGCTACGCTCGTGAAAAGGATCGGTCTCTTGGCGACCCCAGCTACTCCCAAAGCTGCCATTGCAGCATAGCATTCCAATTCAAAAGGAATAGTCCAAATTGACCCGTTCACATAGTTCGGAGAAGATCGGTTCTCGAAAACGCCGGGAAGGTAGATGTGCACCCAGCCTACGATACTGGCCATGTAGCGCCAGAATTCTTCATGGGAAAAATAGTCTGTTAGAGACAGCGACGTTAACAGCGCGCCCAATAGCAGTGCGGAAATTAGCGTCTCAACGGAAAGGCCCGGAACAATTCGTAGAAATCTGAGGGTCAGAAATGCAGAGACTGTGTTACGTTCCAGACTTCCCGCGACGAGGAATCCACTCATTGCAAAGAAGCATGGAACAATAAATTTCAAGATTGGGTGCAGCGGACCACCCCACATCTCCAGATGAATCTGCATGCCGTAGCATATTGATATGCTATGGACGGCTATGACGCTGATCGCCAGAAAAAGCCGAAGATAATCAAAACCCGATGGCCGATTCTCCGCTCGCATCAGTTGAGCCGAGATCGTCTTGTTGCCCAAGCAAAAAGGTAATCATCTGTTCATAACTCGCCGATCCCCCGTGATGCTTTTTGCCCTGCCGTCGTTGTACATCGGTGGAATGCATGGATAATTGACGTGGCAAAGCCGGTACGATGCGCGAATTCCGGATCGCGGCGAAGCATTTCGAACATCCGGCAGGCAATAGATCAGTGCCTGGCGAGGCCGGATCGACATATCGATCAACCTATCTAGCGCTCGTGATGCGTACTTCGCGCGGCTCTGGCACTCCCTCCGATGGTCCGCCAAGGACGTGCTCGCTTGCGCAAAGGTCCACCGACCGATCCTGACAACCTTATCAACTTCTGTACTCTCCGAGGACGAGTTCGTTTTGAATGATCGCGCCTTTGTCGTACACACCGCGCACGCGTGCATCGTGGTGACGCTGGTTGCGATGGGCATCGGCTTCGCGCTCGACGACTGCGAGTTCCCAGACGCAGACAGACGCAAAAGTCAGAACCACCTTCAGCGGCTTAGGGAGTGAAAATGCTTAACGATCTACAACTCCTTGCCGTTTGGAGCCCATACAGATAGCAAAGGCATGAAGCATCTTCCTCACGGTCGCCCCATGCAAAGAGCCGGTTCAGTTGTGGGACGGGATCGTCGATTGCGGCCGAGATCTCCCTTGTTGCGGGTTGGCTTCTTCGCAAAGCGGGCGGAACTCCAACCCCACATTGAATGCATCTGACCTCGGTCAGCGTTGATGCCTCTCTGAAAAGCAACAGCCGTGCCAATGCCATTTAAGACGTATTCCGACAGTCGCAAACGGCGGGGGTGTTTTGAATGCGACAGTCGTCGTACCGCTGTGGGAAACCGGACAAGGGATCATGAACCTCCCTGAGCGTGGCGGGGCATATCCCACCAACCAGTTGCAAGGACTCCAAGCTGCGGCATCTCGTAGACCGTCGTCGCTTCGATCGCGAAAGTTGTTTCACGAAAGCCGGATACGGGAAAGCTGTACGTTGGGTTTGTGTGACGGAGAGGCAGGCTGTTCAAACGGCGTCTCCTTCGGTCTGACAGCGATGAAACAGGGCAATTCAGGTTGAAGAACGGACCCCGGATTAAAGTACGCCTGTGAACATGGAGAGCGGGAATGAATGGATAGGTGATGAGTCAAAACGCTCATTAACAATTGAGAAACTCCAGACGACACTCCTTTAGGCTAAGGTGGAGCTTGCCTTCCGCTTCTTTGCTGCACGACACGATCTGCCGCGAGGATATTTGACCCTGCCCAAGCACTTAACGCACGCCAACGCAGGGATCGAACAGTGGCCGGAAAACTGACACGCCAACGGAAGGAGAAAGAGAACTGAATTCCGGGTGCCGCCCGCTTCGCTTCATCCAACCTATCAAACAGAGTGGGCTGCTTACAAACCGCGTCGACCCAGTCGATTGTAAGAGGCGGCACCGCATTTCGGACGCACCGTATCTCGTTGGAGAGCAGACGCTGCCCGCGTCTGGAAACACGCCACTCCGTGTGAACCGCCACATTGCTCTCATATGGAGCTGTCCGCCTGTCGCGCCTTTCGGTGGCGCAAATCCTGCTTTTGTCTTCGACGCAAACCAGGAGGACGCTATGCCACGTTCAGTGAGGCGCCGGACGCCTATCTATGGCTCTCAACAATTTGGATCGGCCCCTTCAGCGTCGACTCGATGTTTGCCGCCAGGCGTCGCACCCAACAACTCCGATGCGCTTTTGCCGCACGGCCATTATTGCAGCCAGTTATGCCCCGCCGCTGATCTTCCAGCGATAGCCGCCTGCCAAACGAACGTCCGTTTGCAGCGCGAGTTACAAGCTGCGAATCAACACGGCCATCAGCAAGAACTTCCCGTCAACATCATACCTAATGCGGAGCAGCCTCGCGTTTCGTTGGCAGACGCGGCCTGAGCCGTTTTGGGGCGATCGAATGCCTATGCAGAACGAGCCTCTCACCGTGCGACGACGCGATCTGCTCTCGTTGATTGGTACCGTGGCCGGCAGCGCCGCGATGTACCAAACGATGACGGCCCTTGGCGTTGCCTCTGAATCTCGTTACACAGGGCCGATCCACCTGGACGGTGATGCCAAAGGCGCTTCTGTGCTCGTTATTGGTGCGGGCCTTGCCGGCATGACGGCGGCACTGGAGCTCCGTCAGGCCGGCTACAAGGTCCTGGTGCTGGAGTTTAACGATCGCCCCGGCGGGCGAAACTGGACCCTGCGCGGTGGCGATAGTTTTGTTGAACTCGGCGGCTTCAAGCAGACCTGCGCCTTCGAGAAGGGCCTTCATCTCGATCCGGGGCCATGGCGGATTCCCTATCATCACCGCGCGCTGTTGGATTATTGCAAGAGGCTTGGCGTTGCGCTCGAGCCCTTTGTCCAGGTCAATCACAACGCGTATCTACACGCCTCGGGCGCTTTCGGTGGGGCGCCGCAGCGAATCCGCGCAGTAAAGGCAGATTTCCAGGGCCAGATTTCGGAACTGCTTGCGAAAGTTGCAAACCAGGGCGACTTGGATCAGGCGGTTTCCGTGAAGGACAAGGAAATCCTGCTGCTTGCATTGAAATCGTGGGGCGCGCTTGATCACAATTACAAATACAGAGAGGGCCTGATTGCCTCCGGATATCGCGGCTACGCCAAACCGCCCGGCGGAGGGCTGTCCGCGACTCCCCTTCCGAGCGAACCGGTAGCGCTCTCGGATATCCTGAAGTCGCAACTGTGGCGCTATTTTTGGAATTTCGCGAGGTACGAATTGCAGACCACAATGTTCCAGCCGGTCGGCGGCATGGATATGATCGGCAAGGCGTTCGCGCGCGAACTCGGCGAACTCATCCGCTATAATGCAAAGGTCACAGAAATTTGGCAGAACGATAGCGGCGTTACCGTGACCTATGTGGACGCCAATAATCCCACGCAGTTGCAAAAGGTCACTGCCGATTGGTGCCTGTGCGCGATCCCGTTGTCGATCCTGAGCCAATTGCCGATCAATGTCGGTGCCGCGATGAAGGCGGCTATAGATGCCGTGCCTTATGGGGCATCGGTAAAAGTCGGGCTGCAATTTAAACGCCGATTCTGGGAGGAGGACGACGCGATCTACGGGGGGATCAGCTACACGGATTTGCCAATCCGTGAGATCGGCTATCCTAACACCGACTACAACAAGTCCGGCCGCGGCATCTTGCTCGGTGCTTATCTTTTCGAGGACGCCAATGCCTTCGAGTTCACCGCCATGCCGCCGGATGAGCGCGTGGCGCGCGCGGTCGAGTTCGGC from Bradyrhizobium lupini harbors:
- a CDS encoding acyltransferase family protein, whose translation is MGNKTISAQLMRAENRPSGFDYLRLFLAISVIAVHSISICYGMQIHLEMWGGPLHPILKFIVPCFFAMSGFLVAGSLERNTVSAFLTLRFLRIVPGLSVETLISALLLGALLTSLSLTDYFSHEEFWRYMASIVGWVHIYLPGVFENRSSPNYVNGSIWTIPFELECYAAMAALGVAGVAKRPILFTSVAILAMLALSAKGMTSPSYGVSHGEMVLPFMFGVAIYLLRNMLPFSFPLFVLSLTLSLGLFYFRVISYLEAPFVAYSATYVGLLNPRRVLLVRGADYSYGIYIYAFPFQQAAFELLPGGTFWLLNIAYGVVSSGAAAYLSWTFVEKRVLEQRAAVLSRLAKFIEWLRLRFGVL
- a CDS encoding NAD(P)/FAD-dependent oxidoreductase; its protein translation is MQNEPLTVRRRDLLSLIGTVAGSAAMYQTMTALGVASESRYTGPIHLDGDAKGASVLVIGAGLAGMTAALELRQAGYKVLVLEFNDRPGGRNWTLRGGDSFVELGGFKQTCAFEKGLHLDPGPWRIPYHHRALLDYCKRLGVALEPFVQVNHNAYLHASGAFGGAPQRIRAVKADFQGQISELLAKVANQGDLDQAVSVKDKEILLLALKSWGALDHNYKYREGLIASGYRGYAKPPGGGLSATPLPSEPVALSDILKSQLWRYFWNFARYELQTTMFQPVGGMDMIGKAFARELGELIRYNAKVTEIWQNDSGVTVTYVDANNPTQLQKVTADWCLCAIPLSILSQLPINVGAAMKAAIDAVPYGASVKVGLQFKRRFWEEDDAIYGGISYTDLPIREIGYPNTDYNKSGRGILLGAYLFEDANAFEFTAMPPDERVARAVEFGAVIHPQYRTEFENGIAVAWHRVPFTLGCSGHWSEETRKQHYSNLCGIDGRILLAGEHASALPAWQEGAILSSLDAIARLHERVVKP